In Pogoniulus pusillus isolate bPogPus1 chromosome 41, bPogPus1.pri, whole genome shotgun sequence, a genomic segment contains:
- the C41H19orf44 gene encoding uncharacterized protein C19orf44 homolog, whose amino-acid sequence MLGSQRLRDTEWRWLLCCRPQELLLLLPLPPLRSLSRMAPVARAWRTPEDGGQGHNDAPRRTFASGRILLPRSCGDVSVADGELDRTGRAPFGRSRLLEVRSESASGGPRCRASGSAAQAGGGHVARSAPGRALHTRSSSALRKAAQLESKIMNRRKQMESQCTDLGLECLGEESFSSASSLEHGARGKKYLKSHTAASGNMTHSNACSREEESNQSLRKSAAVKQQLGLDGEEEMRESMDFSFGRENWRGVASDSKRGVKASISSGMPPPSQKITSPAEVAKASYSRDLTKNGPGGVNSQTPSLASRNLSVQHNTRSQSLSSVKDITVKVNLPGTGNAKQCQISLESDRSEIKSLDDLFSKAADSEDSISRSSDDFRLNILSLDDLAPNTSSEAAELKQKETDIQITQESHRNPNKDTSLMEKDQAVLETTSALTAVNDASEGGNENSVTEVEISEHLSGVSADSPRHKQDYLSHDETTVNSEYSEDFEGSLSAADRGCAPKESEEYSESCTSSGKHPSSASSPSFTRKVYGQGHRVTVRETGVQTVDPSFTYYWPKANTSAVLDPAVGNSYVDPVPIASHVISMDAVEALTAYSPSVLVLNAMLKQHLMLTQQFVENIQHLHLSIVESLENEKFHYHSLEEAKEYIKTHRSPPLTVEQAREEIGRAQEEKLP is encoded by the exons ATGTTGGGAAGTCAGCGTCTCCGGGATACAGAGTGGcgctggctgctctgctgccggCCTCAGGagttgctcctgctgctgccgctgcctccTCTGCGGTCTTTGTCCCGCATGGCTCCGGTCGCTCGGGCGTGGAGGACTCCTGAGGATGGAGGGCAG GGACACAACGATGCTCCCCGCAGAACCTTCGCGTCCGGCCGCATCCTCCTTCCTCGCTCCTGCGGTGACGTCTCCGTGGCTGACGGAGAGTTGGACAGAACTGGAAGAGCTCCGTTCGGCCGCAGCAGACTGCTGGAGGTGCGCAGCGAAAGTGCCTCTGGAGGGCCGCGGTGCCGGGCGTCGGGCAGCGCAGCGCAGGCGGGCGGTGGGCACGTAGCGAGGAGCGCTCCGGGTCGCGCCTTGCACACGCggtccagctcagctctgaggaaGGCGGCGCAGCTAGAAAGTAAAATCATGAATCGAAGAAAGCAGATGGAGTCGCAGTGCACTGACTTGGGCCTGGAGTGTTTGGGTGAAGAGTCCTTCTCATCCGCTTCCAGTCTGGAACACGGTGCAAGGGGCAAGAAATACCTGAAGAGTCACACTGCTGCCAGCGGGAACATGACACACAGTAACGCCTGctctagagaagaggaaagtAACCAAAGCCTTAGAAAGTCTGCTGCGGTTAAACAGCAGCTTGGTTTGGATGGTGAAGAGGAAATGAGAGAATCGATGGATTTCTCTTTTGGACGTGAGAATTGGAGGGGTGTTGCAAGTGATTCTAAACGGGGTGTGAAG GCTTCTATTTCGTCAGGAATGCCTCCTCCATCTCAGAAGATAACTTCACCAGCAGAGGTAGCTAAGGCATCTTACAGCAGAGACTTGACAAAAAATGGTCCAGGTGGAGTTAATTCACAAACACCTTCACTGGCCAGCAGAAACCTGTCAGTACAACATAACACAAGATCTCAGTCACTGTCCTCTGTGAAAGACATTACTGTAAAGGTTAATCTGCCTGGAACAGGCAACGCCAAACAATGCCAAATATCACTTGAAAGTGACAGAAGTGAAATAAAATCGTTGGATGACTTATTTTCAAAAGCAGCTGATTCAGAGGATTCAATTAGCAGAAGTTCAGATG ACTTCAGACTGAATATTCTGAGTCTTGATGATTTGGCACCAAATAccagcagtgaggcagcagaATTAAAGCAGAAG GAGACAGACATTCAGATTACTcaagaatcacacagaaatccaaataaAGATACATCCCTGATGGAAAAAGACCAGGCTGTCCTTGAAACTACAAGTGCACTGACTGCTGTGAATGATGCCTCTGAAGGGGGTAATGAAAACAGTGTGACAGAAGTGGAAATCTCTGAGCATTTAAGTGGAGTTTCTGCAGATTCCCCTAGACACAAACAGGATTACCTCTCTCATGATGAAACAACTGTTAACTCAGAATATTCTGAAGACTTTGAAGGGTCTCTGTCTGCAGCAGACCGAGGATGTGCACCCAAAGAGTCAGAGGAGTATTCTGAGAGCTGTACCTCTTCTGGAAAACACCCATCTTCAGCATCATCACCTTCATTTACCAGAAAGGTGTATGGCCAGGGGCACAGAGTCACTGTCAGAGAAACTGGGGTTCAAACAGTAGATCCCTCATTCACCTACTACTGGCCAAAGG CAAACACCTCTGCAGTACTTGATCCAGCCGTAGGAAACAGCTATGTTGATCCAGTGCCCATTGCCAGTCATGTCATCAGCATGGATGCAGTAGAAG CCCTGACAGCATACAGCCCATCAGTTCTTGTCTTAAATGCCATGTTGAAACAGCACTTGATGTTGACTCAGCAGTTTGTAGAGAACATTCAGCACCTTCACTTATCCATTGTGGAGTCGCTGGAGAATGAGAAGTTCCACTACcacagcctggaagaggctaAAGAG TACATCAAGACTCACAGATCCCCACCTCTAACAGTGGAGCAAGCACGTGAAGAAATTGGGAGAGCacaggaggaaaagctgccttGA